The DNA region TAACACGGCCCAATCATGGAAAGACATATACGGTTCCAGACCGGGCCACAAGACTTTCGTCAAAAGTGCCTTCTACGACGGGGGAAGTTTTGCCAGCCGGGGCGTCGGTTCCATTGTCAGCGAACGCAATGTCGACGCCCACGTGCAGATGCGCCGCTATCTGTCGCATGCGTTTTCTGATCGGTCGCTCGCGGAGCAAGAAGATATTATTGCGCGAACCATGGATATTTGGGTCGAAAGCTTGCTCAAAAAGGGGTCGCGCAAAGAGGGGTTTGAGATGGGGAAGAGTTTCGAGATTATGACGTTCGACATTATTGGCGAACTGGCGTTTGGGGAGAACTTCAAAGGTGTTGAGACTGGTATGTCAGgctttttttgtcttttttttttcttttttcggTTGATCAAATGTTGCTGTTTCTGCTCATGACACGGCATGTAACTAGGTGTTGAACATCCCTGGATCGCCACCCATCTCGGAGCTCTGAATCAAGGAGCCCTGGCCGACACCTTGAAGCGCTTCCCGACACTCGCCTGGCTTGCTCAGGGGCTGCTGCAGAAGAAAATCTGGGAACTCACCGAGGACACAAAGAAAAATGAGAATTTTGCCATTGATATGATCAACAGGTGAGTCATGCTCCGTGAAAGAAAACACAAAGCTGCGGCGCCTGTGAAGACTGATGTTCAAGACAGACGAATCCACCGCGATGAGCTTTCGCGCAAAGACTTCATGACGCACATCCTACAGAAGCGGGATTCTGCCCAGGTGTCGGACCTACAGCTAGCAGCGCACGCTTCTGACTTTGCCCTGGCTGGAAGCGAGACCACGGGCACTGCCTTGTCAGCCATCATGTACTATTTGCTGCGAACTCCCCAGGTCATGCTCAAGCTTCAAAAGGAGATCCGAGGCAGTTTCAAGACATATAGTGAGATATGTTTCAGGTCAACGATTGGCTTGCCATATCTGGACGCTGTTATTCTCGAGGGGCTCAGAATGTACCCCCCAGTACCGCTTGGTCTGCCCCGTGTGGTGCCGGATGGAGGCGACACGGTCGACGGACATTTTCTGTCAGCTGGGGTCAGTGTATATCCTGTCGTTGAGGGGAAAAGCACTAAGCATAATAATATCAGGTCGTTGTTTACACCCATCCAGTTGCGGCAAGCTTGAGCTCGGCAAATTTCAAGGATCCTCAGGCTTTTAAACCTGACAGGTGGCTTGACGAGCACCAAGGAGATATACGAGAAGCGTCTCAAGTGAGCtagctacctaccttggtGATTGAAAACCGAAGACAAAATGAATTGACTGACGACTTATCTTCCATCCAGCCATTCTCACTAGGCACTCGTGCTTGCATGGGAAGAAAGTACGCAACAACCTCACATACCTTAGGTACCTATTATGCTGACAATGCTAACAAACATCTTTTAGCCTTGGGCACATGGAGATGCGAACAGCGCTGGCCAAAGTGCTCTGGAAGTATGATCTGGAATTGGTGAATACGTCTCTGGACTGGCATCGCGACTCAGAGATGCATACTCTCTGGTGCAAACCGGCACTCTGGGTCAGGTTACGAGTGCTTAAAGAGTAGGCAAGCACCTGAGCAAGCAACAAGCGTGCCATACCCAAGATATATCATAGAGACCGACCCCTTTCCaatcgaggttgttggacaTGAACCCTTCAAAGAGCTTCATGAAACTGGGACGAAATAGTAGAGTAGGTGGAACTATGCCTATATCTCCGAGGACGTCAACTCTTAGCGTCTCTGAagggtgt from Podospora pseudocomata strain CBS 415.72m chromosome 3, whole genome shotgun sequence includes:
- a CDS encoding hypothetical protein (COG:Q; EggNog:ENOG503Q40K), with protein sequence MSTSIPFPSSLVPCTAPLVTQQIPHCLWFLGGRQPYKILELHNRYGPVVRTAPNDLSFNTAQSWKDIYGSRPGHKTFVKSAFYDGGSFASRGVGSIVSERNVDAHVQMRRYLSHAFSDRSLAEQEDIIARTMDIWVESLLKKGSRKEGFEMGKSFEIMTFDIIGELAFGENFKGVEHPWIATHLGALNQGALADTLKRFPTLAWLAQGLLQKKIWELTEDTKKNENFAIDMINRRIHRDELSRKDFMTHILQKRDSAQVSDLQLAAHASDFALAGSETTGTALSAIMYYLLRTPQVMLKLQKEIRGSFKTYSEICFRSTIGLPYLDAVILEGLRMYPPVPLGLPRVVPDGGDTVDGHFLSAGVSVYPVVEGKSTKHNNIRSLFTPIQLRQA